The genomic interval GTAGTCGAACTTCTCCACGGCGCGGATGAGACCGAGATTGCCCTCCTGGATGAGGTCGAGGAAGAGCATGCCGCGGCCCGTGTAGCGCTTGGCCAGGGAGACGACCAGTCGCAGGTTCGCCTCGAGCAGGTGGTTCTTGGCCCGCTGGCCGTCGTTGGAGATCCACAGGAGCTCACGGCGGTACTTGGCCTCGAGCTCACCGTTGTCGGTGCTGAGCAGGTACTCGGCGTACATGCCGGCCTCGATGCGCTTGGCGAGCTCAACCTCCTGCTCGGCGTTGAGGAGCGCGACCTTACCGATCTGCTTGAGGTAGTCCTTGACCGGGTCCGCGGTGGCGCCTGCGGTGACGACCTTCTGGGCGGGCTCGTCGGCCTCGTCGGAGTCCGAGACCGTGTAGGAGCCGTCCTTGTCCTTGGACGAGCGCGAGCGCTTGCCCGCCTTCTTGGCGGCGGCCTTCTCCGCCTCCTCGCGGCGGATGCGCTCGAGCTCACCGGTGAGGGCGGCGATGGAGGGCTCCATCTTGATGCCCTTGATGATCCAGCCGCGGAAGATGAAGCCGTTGCGGGTGAGGAAGTCGCGGGCGACGACGGGCTCCTCCTCGTCGGGCAGCACGAAGCGCGGCACGGGGCCGTGGCCGTAGGGGGCCAGGGTGATGGGGTTCTCGAGCGTGCCGTTACCAGCGATCTCCAAGCCCTCGACCACGGTGCGCGAGCGCACGAAGAGGGTGGCGCCGGGGGCCAGTCGCACGCCCTTGAGGGAGGCCGGGGAGTTGAAGGGGGCGCGCTTGGTGCCGTCGCCGTCCTTCTCCAGGCTCACGTCGAGGTAGTAGTCGCGCAGCTCCGGGGCGGGCTCATCGTCCTCGCTGTCCTGGCTCGGGGCGTCGGCGTCGCCCGCCTCGTCGTCAGAGTCATCCGAGTCATCCGAGTCCTCCGAGGCCTTGTCATCCTCCTCGTCCCCGGAGTCGAACTCGTCGTCGGAGTCATCCGAGTCCTCGTCATCCTCGTCCGAGTCGTCGAGGTCGAAGTCCTCGACCTCCTCGACCTCCTCGATGTCGTCCTTGCGCGAGGAGGCGCGCTTGCGCGAGGCTGTGGAAGTGGCCACGGATGTCCTTTCACGTGGGGTGACGTCTCCGGCGGCGGTGCGCGCAGGGCGCACGCAGCCACCGACGCAGCAGGCAACCGCGCCATTGTAGCGTTTATTCCCGCGTGCCCTTGCGCGCCCATAGCCGCGGCCGATCACCCCCGGGTCCGCACACCCCGCCCGCTACGCTGCGCCCATGAGCGCACCCGCCACCAGCTCGACCACCTCCCCCCATCCTCAGCCGGACGGCGCCTACGCGCCCGCCCTGCCGGGTACCGGTGAGCGCGTGGGTGCCGCCGTCGACGCCCGCCTCATCCAGGTCCTGCAGGACTACCGTCGGCGCTGGCGCGGACTCGTGCCCGCCAGTGACGAGCTCCTCGACGCCGCCGCCCAGCTGCTCAGCGGCGGCAAGCGCACCCGCGCCCTGCTCAGCGCGCTCGGTGCCACCCTCCTGCTCGACGGCGACCAGAGGGAGCTCACGCTCGCCTCCCCCGTGGTCGCACGCACCGGCGCGGCTCTTGAGCTCTACCAGGCCAGCGCCCTCGTGCACGACGACATCATTGACTCGGCGCACACCCGCCGCGGCATGCCGGCCGCGCACCGGCGTTTGGAGGTCCTGCACCGAGACTCCGGCTGGCTCGGGGACTCAGAGACCTTCGGGCGTCACGGCGCCCTCCTCCTGGGCG from Actinomyces respiraculi carries:
- a CDS encoding RNA polymerase sigma factor yields the protein MATSTASRKRASSRKDDIEEVEEVEDFDLDDSDEDDEDSDDSDDEFDSGDEEDDKASEDSDDSDDSDDEAGDADAPSQDSEDDEPAPELRDYYLDVSLEKDGDGTKRAPFNSPASLKGVRLAPGATLFVRSRTVVEGLEIAGNGTLENPITLAPYGHGPVPRFVLPDEEEPVVARDFLTRNGFIFRGWIIKGIKMEPSIAALTGELERIRREEAEKAAAKKAGKRSRSSKDKDGSYTVSDSDEADEPAQKVVTAGATADPVKDYLKQIGKVALLNAEQEVELAKRIEAGMYAEYLLSTDNGELEAKYRRELLWISNDGQRAKNHLLEANLRLVVSLAKRYTGRGMLFLDLIQEGNLGLIRAVEKFDYTKGFKFSTYATWWIRQAITRAMADQARTIRIPVHMVEVINKLARVQRQMLQDLGREPTPEELAVELDMTPEKVIEVQKYGREPISLHTPLGEDGDSEFGDLIEDSEAVVPADAVSFTLLQEQLHAVLDTLSEREAGVVSMRFGLTDGQPKTLDEIGKVYGVTRERIRQIESKTMSKLRHPSRSQVLRDYLD